From the genome of Mycobacteriales bacterium, one region includes:
- a CDS encoding ABC transporter substrate-binding protein: MPVLNFRLAATAVVLVVTATACSSGNGTEAGGSGTTTAAPENERITLRVAANKQSGGYPTPYASIRGPGKLVTTYLFDTLAFPDVTGEPKPWLAKSWSSSPDGKTWTFTLHDDVTFHDGKPLTSEDVVFTFDYNLSGPGAQTGVGRGVDYLESVEAPDPGTVVITLKNARPSFLTDIAGTFGFGIVPKHIWADVTDPARFQGPESLIGSGPYKLETFDLTTNSFNFEANEDFFLGQAHVEKFQIVPVADPLLALQGGEIDAASAGNALVPQVQYDALAEQFEVLTAPGEFNLALFFNPDSGFPYDEKAFRQGVVFALDREDMVERLLGGRGVPGPAGALGPGNPFLNEDLPEYPSDKKKSAALLDQVGLRDRDGDGLRDKPDGSPFRIPLSVAAPDSQQAQLVQQYLRAVGLEVQIDAVDQQTSDARGAGGAYAMAIQHFGGLSGDPSGLMPQFLSTSKSTSFTRVHGYDNPEFDQIAKQQSSMVDATERRKLVDRMQAILAEDLPRISLYVPEQVSFVDAEKFQGFAYTPGCPPCGVTGNKRHLVVGNAEPAEPNQPAG, from the coding sequence ATGCCCGTTCTGAACTTCCGTCTCGCGGCGACGGCGGTCGTGCTGGTGGTGACCGCCACCGCGTGCAGCAGTGGGAACGGGACGGAGGCCGGCGGGTCCGGGACCACGACCGCGGCACCGGAAAACGAGCGGATCACGCTCCGGGTCGCCGCCAACAAGCAGAGCGGCGGTTACCCCACGCCGTATGCCTCCATCCGTGGTCCCGGGAAGCTGGTCACCACCTACCTGTTCGACACGTTGGCGTTTCCCGATGTGACCGGGGAGCCCAAGCCGTGGCTGGCGAAGTCGTGGTCGTCCTCGCCGGACGGCAAGACGTGGACCTTCACGCTCCACGACGACGTGACCTTCCACGACGGCAAGCCGCTGACGTCCGAGGACGTCGTGTTCACCTTCGACTACAACCTCTCCGGCCCCGGCGCCCAGACCGGCGTCGGGCGGGGGGTGGACTACCTGGAGAGCGTGGAGGCACCGGACCCGGGCACCGTCGTGATCACGCTGAAGAACGCGCGGCCCAGCTTCCTGACCGACATCGCGGGCACGTTCGGCTTCGGCATCGTGCCCAAGCACATCTGGGCGGACGTCACCGACCCGGCCCGCTTCCAGGGACCCGAGTCGCTGATCGGCTCCGGGCCGTACAAGCTGGAGACGTTCGACCTGACCACCAACAGCTTCAACTTCGAGGCGAACGAGGACTTCTTCCTCGGCCAGGCCCACGTCGAGAAGTTCCAGATCGTGCCGGTCGCCGACCCGCTGCTGGCGCTGCAGGGGGGCGAGATCGACGCGGCCAGCGCCGGCAACGCCCTCGTCCCGCAGGTCCAGTACGACGCCCTGGCCGAGCAGTTCGAGGTGCTCACAGCCCCAGGCGAGTTCAACCTGGCGCTGTTCTTCAACCCCGACAGCGGTTTCCCGTACGACGAGAAGGCCTTCCGCCAGGGGGTCGTCTTCGCGCTGGACCGCGAGGACATGGTCGAGCGGCTGCTCGGCGGGCGAGGGGTGCCGGGGCCGGCGGGCGCGTTGGGGCCGGGCAACCCGTTCCTGAACGAGGACCTGCCGGAGTATCCGTCGGACAAGAAGAAGTCGGCGGCCCTGCTCGACCAGGTCGGTCTCCGGGACCGCGACGGCGACGGGCTGCGGGACAAGCCCGACGGGTCACCGTTCCGCATCCCCCTGTCGGTGGCGGCACCGGACAGCCAACAGGCACAGCTGGTGCAGCAGTATCTGCGGGCCGTTGGTCTGGAGGTGCAGATCGACGCGGTGGACCAGCAGACGTCGGACGCCCGGGGGGCCGGCGGGGCCTACGCCATGGCCATCCAGCACTTCGGCGGCCTGTCCGGCGACCCGTCGGGGCTGATGCCACAGTTCCTGTCGACCTCCAAGAGCACGTCCTTCACCCGCGTGCACGGCTACGACAACCCGGAGTTCGACCAGATCGCCAAGCAGCAGTCGAGCATGGTCGACGCCACCGAGCGCCGGAAGCTCGTCGACCGGATGCAGGCGATCCTGGCCGAGGACCTGCCCCGCATCTCGCTCTACGTGCCCGAGCAGGTCAGCTTCGTCGATGCGGAGAAGTTCCAGGGGTTCGCCTACACGCCGGGCTGCCCCCCGTGCGGGGTGACCGGCAACAAGCGTCATCTGGTCGTGGGCAACGCCGAGCCGGCCGAGCCCAACCAACCGGCGGGCTGA
- a CDS encoding alpha/beta fold hydrolase produces MIQNDFYTPEVQGAYELHDIGDFTLEEGGTIPGLQLAYATYGQLSPARDNAILIPTWFSGTHQTWEQAYIGPGRALDPAHWFIVVVNQIGNGLSTSPHNSDGPVAMSKFPNVRIGDDVRAQRQLLTDLFGIERLSLVVGGSMGAQQTYEWAVRYPEMVLRAAALAGTAQNTPHDFLFTKTLMDAITSDPGFQGGEYSSHEQVAAGLRRHADIWAVLGLSTQFWKTEFWRGITVGDTSFSTMEEFLEGFIEAVFSQMDPNALLTMAWKWQRGDVARNTGGDLAAALGRITAKTFVMPIDEDMFFPVRDCAAEQQLIPNSELRVLPSIAGHFGLFGFEQTYLDAVDRNLSELLAAEA; encoded by the coding sequence ATGATCCAGAACGACTTCTACACACCCGAGGTGCAGGGTGCCTACGAGCTGCACGACATCGGGGACTTCACGCTCGAGGAGGGCGGGACGATTCCCGGCCTGCAGCTGGCCTACGCGACGTACGGCCAGCTCAGTCCGGCCAGGGACAACGCCATCCTCATCCCGACCTGGTTCAGCGGGACACACCAGACGTGGGAGCAGGCCTACATCGGCCCCGGTCGCGCCCTGGACCCTGCTCACTGGTTCATCGTCGTCGTCAACCAGATCGGCAACGGCCTGTCCACCTCGCCGCACAACAGCGACGGGCCGGTCGCCATGTCGAAGTTCCCGAACGTACGGATCGGTGACGACGTCCGCGCGCAGCGGCAGCTGCTCACGGACCTGTTCGGCATCGAGCGGCTCTCCCTGGTCGTCGGCGGGTCGATGGGGGCCCAGCAGACCTACGAGTGGGCGGTGCGCTACCCGGAGATGGTGCTGCGGGCGGCTGCCCTGGCCGGCACGGCGCAGAACACCCCGCACGACTTCCTGTTCACCAAGACCCTCATGGACGCGATCACCTCCGACCCCGGCTTCCAGGGCGGCGAGTACTCCTCGCACGAGCAGGTCGCTGCCGGGCTGCGACGGCACGCCGACATCTGGGCGGTCCTCGGGCTGTCGACCCAGTTCTGGAAGACGGAGTTCTGGCGCGGCATCACCGTGGGCGACACCAGCTTCTCGACGATGGAGGAGTTCCTGGAGGGCTTCATCGAGGCGGTGTTCAGCCAGATGGACCCGAACGCGCTGTTGACGATGGCGTGGAAGTGGCAACGCGGAGACGTCGCCCGCAACACCGGCGGCGACCTCGCCGCGGCCCTGGGGCGCATCACGGCGAAGACCTTCGTCATGCCGATCGACGAGGACATGTTCTTCCCGGTGCGGGACTGTGCCGCCGAGCAACAGCTCATCCCGAACAGCGAGTTGCGGGTGCTGCCGAGCATCGCGGGTCACTTCGGGCTGTTCGGCTTCGAGCAGACCTACCTCGACGCGGTCGACCGCAACCTCTCCGAACTGCTCGCCGCCGAGGCCTGA
- a CDS encoding bifunctional diguanylate cyclase/phosphodiesterase, whose translation MSHLSASAAGPPPAVLAEQLPFHDGLRRRRLLLLLICVGNIAISVAVMGLALWSRSALVVLPPLLALVGIAYRGYLHALEERDVWQQLEKAARELNQLDAAEVAAVAIGRLTSMLGADWAEIILHRTATSPAMTYSGTSQGLDEELCRPTDARPARSADAGSAQVFYSAPLDGPQGAVGTLRVGFREFTVLKKRELHVLRTFAYAVSRTMQNARLYDAMCLHAAAKAHEASHDVLTGLGNRALLHDRAEIALAAAGPRRQCALLIVDLDHFKEINDTLGHAAGDLFLQRVGQRILSSMGEAVAVCRLGGDEFGILIEGLPAARHADAVAVRLLDMLAQPVSFDGLHLSVEGSVGVACYPDDASCFEELLQRADVALYQAKSSRGSFSHYRADRDPSSLHRPALVAELRAALAEDQLVVHFQPQFDLQSGAARGAEALVRWQHPRRGLLAPGEFVDVLEHSGLVGDFTMVVLEKAVAECASWSAGSVALTVSVNLSARNLLDSELPDQVRRVLLRHGLPAARLILEITETTMMSELDVVEEVLSGLRALGVQLSVDDFGTGYSSLAFLQRVSVNEVKIDRSFVAGAATRESDRALVRATVQLAHSLGARAVGEGVEDERLLVTLRELGCDLAQGYHLGVPMPAEDLRKALGLQVRRHPVPVPRTAESVRHLRAVVGA comes from the coding sequence GTGTCCCACCTGTCCGCGAGCGCCGCCGGGCCGCCGCCGGCCGTTCTCGCCGAACAGCTGCCGTTCCACGACGGTCTCCGCAGACGCCGGCTGCTGCTCCTGCTCATCTGCGTCGGGAACATCGCGATCAGTGTGGCCGTGATGGGTTTGGCTCTGTGGAGCCGGTCGGCTCTGGTCGTCCTGCCGCCGCTGCTCGCCCTCGTGGGCATCGCCTACCGCGGCTACCTGCACGCCCTCGAGGAGCGGGACGTCTGGCAGCAGCTGGAGAAGGCGGCGCGGGAGCTGAACCAGCTCGACGCCGCGGAGGTTGCAGCGGTCGCGATCGGCCGGCTGACGTCGATGCTGGGGGCTGACTGGGCCGAGATCATTCTGCACAGGACGGCGACCTCGCCTGCCATGACCTACAGCGGCACGTCCCAGGGGCTGGACGAGGAGCTGTGCCGTCCGACGGATGCGCGGCCGGCGCGGTCGGCAGACGCAGGATCCGCACAGGTCTTCTACTCCGCGCCGCTCGACGGGCCGCAGGGCGCGGTCGGCACGCTGCGGGTCGGCTTCCGCGAGTTCACCGTCCTGAAGAAGCGCGAACTGCACGTGCTGCGGACCTTCGCCTACGCCGTCAGCAGAACGATGCAGAACGCGCGGCTCTACGACGCGATGTGCCTGCACGCGGCGGCGAAGGCTCACGAGGCCTCGCACGACGTTCTGACGGGGCTGGGGAACCGCGCCCTGCTGCACGACCGGGCCGAGATCGCCCTGGCGGCCGCAGGACCTCGACGGCAGTGCGCGTTGCTGATCGTCGACCTGGACCACTTCAAGGAGATCAACGACACCCTGGGGCACGCCGCGGGCGACCTGTTCCTGCAGCGGGTCGGCCAGCGCATCCTGTCCTCGATGGGTGAGGCCGTGGCGGTCTGCCGGCTCGGCGGCGACGAGTTCGGCATCCTGATCGAGGGGCTGCCGGCGGCCCGGCACGCCGATGCGGTGGCAGTCCGCCTGCTGGACATGCTCGCGCAGCCGGTCAGCTTCGACGGCCTGCACCTGTCCGTCGAGGGCAGCGTGGGGGTGGCCTGCTACCCCGACGACGCCTCCTGCTTCGAGGAGCTGTTGCAGCGGGCGGACGTCGCGTTGTACCAGGCCAAGTCCTCCCGGGGCTCGTTCTCGCACTACCGCGCGGACCGGGACCCGTCGAGCCTGCACCGGCCGGCGCTGGTGGCGGAGCTCCGCGCCGCGCTGGCCGAGGACCAGCTGGTGGTGCACTTCCAGCCACAGTTCGATCTGCAGAGCGGTGCAGCCAGGGGGGCCGAGGCGCTCGTCCGCTGGCAGCACCCCCGCCGGGGGCTGCTGGCTCCAGGGGAGTTCGTCGACGTCCTCGAGCATTCCGGGCTGGTCGGCGACTTCACGATGGTCGTCCTCGAGAAGGCCGTGGCCGAATGCGCCAGCTGGTCGGCGGGCAGCGTCGCCCTCACCGTGTCGGTGAACCTGTCGGCACGGAACCTGCTCGACAGCGAGCTGCCCGACCAGGTCCGGCGGGTGCTGCTGCGCCACGGGCTGCCGGCCGCGCGACTGATCCTCGAGATCACCGAGACGACCATGATGAGCGAGCTCGACGTGGTCGAGGAGGTGCTGTCCGGCCTGCGCGCCCTCGGTGTGCAGCTGTCGGTCGACGACTTCGGCACCGGCTACTCCTCCTTGGCCTTCCTGCAGCGGGTGTCGGTCAACGAGGTCAAGATCGACCGCAGCTTCGTGGCGGGCGCGGCGACCCGTGAGAGCGACCGCGCCCTCGTGCGGGCCACCGTGCAGCTCGCCCACAGCCTGGGTGCGCGGGCCGTCGGTGAGGGCGTGGAGGACGAGCGGCTGCTCGTGACCCTGCGCGAGCTGGGCTGCGACCTGGCGCAGGGCTACCACCTCGGCGTCCCGATGCCGGCCGAGGACCTGCGCAAGGCGCTGGGTCTTCAGGTGCGCCGTCACCCGGTGCCCGTACCACGTACCGCGGAGAGCGTGCGGCACCTGCGTGCGGTGGTCGGCGCCTGA
- a CDS encoding amidohydrolase family protein, whose translation MTLHDADVPALWRDLGLPGLVDLHVHFMPKNVMDKVWAYFDAAGPLVGRPWPITYRTDEQDRLDRLRALGLRAFPSLVYPHKPGMAGWLNAWAADFAACHPDVLQTATFYPEPEAPAYVRDALAGGARIVKAHLQVGAYDPRDPLLDPVWGQLAEAGVPVVVHCGGGPVPGRFTGPGPMGEVLARHPRLTAVIAHLGMPEYADFLDLADRYERVHLDTTMAFTDFTEARMPFPAELRPRLLEVGPRVLLGSDFPNTPYDFAHQIEALVRLDLGEAWLRGVLHDNAAALLGL comes from the coding sequence CTGACGCTGCACGACGCCGACGTCCCCGCACTCTGGCGGGACCTCGGCCTGCCCGGGCTGGTGGACCTGCACGTCCACTTCATGCCGAAGAACGTGATGGACAAGGTCTGGGCGTACTTCGACGCCGCCGGGCCGCTGGTCGGCCGCCCGTGGCCGATCACCTACCGGACCGACGAGCAGGACCGGCTCGACCGGCTGCGGGCCTTGGGCCTGCGGGCCTTCCCGTCGCTGGTCTACCCGCACAAGCCGGGCATGGCCGGCTGGCTCAACGCCTGGGCGGCCGATTTCGCAGCCTGCCACCCCGACGTCCTGCAGACCGCCACCTTCTATCCCGAGCCCGAGGCACCGGCCTACGTGCGCGACGCCCTGGCTGGTGGGGCACGCATCGTCAAGGCGCACCTGCAGGTGGGGGCGTACGACCCGCGTGATCCGCTGCTCGACCCGGTGTGGGGCCAGCTGGCCGAGGCGGGTGTGCCGGTGGTCGTGCACTGCGGGGGAGGCCCGGTGCCGGGGCGGTTCACCGGCCCCGGGCCGATGGGTGAGGTGCTGGCCCGGCATCCGCGGCTGACGGCCGTCATCGCGCACCTCGGGATGCCGGAGTACGCCGACTTCCTCGACCTCGCCGACCGCTACGAGCGGGTCCACCTGGACACCACGATGGCCTTCACGGACTTCACCGAGGCCCGGATGCCGTTCCCGGCGGAGCTGCGGCCGCGGCTGCTGGAGGTCGGCCCACGGGTCCTGCTGGGCAGCGACTTCCCGAACACGCCGTACGACTTCGCGCACCAGATCGAGGCGCTGGTGCGGCTCGACCTGGGTGAGGCGTGGCTGCGGGGGGTGCTGCACGACAACGCGGCGGCCCTGCTCGGGCTGTAG
- the smpB gene encoding SsrA-binding protein SmpB: protein MVAQNKKARHDYSIEDVLEAGLVLTGTEVKSLRQGRCSLADSYAGVQDGEIYLLGAHIPEYTEGTWNNHAPRRPRKLLLHKKEIDALAMRTREGGLALVPLSLYFKDGRAKVELALGRGRKSHDKRQVLAERDAQKEIRNAMGRALKRGRH, encoded by the coding sequence CTGGTCGCGCAGAACAAGAAGGCCCGCCACGACTACTCGATCGAGGACGTCCTCGAGGCCGGGCTGGTGCTCACCGGCACGGAGGTGAAGTCGCTGCGCCAGGGCCGCTGCTCGTTGGCCGACTCCTACGCCGGTGTCCAGGACGGCGAGATCTACCTGCTCGGCGCGCACATCCCGGAGTACACCGAGGGGACCTGGAACAACCACGCGCCGCGCCGCCCACGCAAGCTCCTGCTGCACAAGAAGGAGATTGACGCCCTGGCCATGCGCACCCGTGAGGGTGGGCTGGCCCTCGTACCGCTGTCGCTGTACTTCAAGGACGGGCGGGCCAAGGTGGAGCTGGCGCTCGGACGCGGCCGCAAGTCGCACGACAAGCGGCAGGTGCTGGCTGAGCGCGACGCCCAGAAGGAGATCCGCAACGCCATGGGGCGGGCGCTCAAGCGGGGCCGGCACTGA
- a CDS encoding M23 family metallopeptidase — MRTRRGSALALLLVSGLPLLLVPGTSASATATATGAVVAAPPSGQSLEELRLREQEAAGDLEDSGAQVQAAAAALRTVVAQLAGARSDVARAKGELAGARAKAAAATASLRRAEAAREAAQKRVTAAGKRVDQGREDVGRLARRAYQRGRLAGLRDVMEAGEPHDAVQRASMLRSVFRFRNDSLAQLNRDRLALAGTQAELAADERELDRARAAADAGAARTRQVAVEAEQAAARLERLIEQRKAVLVSAEQHRAADLRDYQAAQAASKALAERIRAAAARAAAARAAAARKAAAEAAAAEAERKRRAKAGKPAPRGGSAGQPRNGRMLWPAPGRLTSRYGYRRHPIYGDRRFHAGIDIGGGMGARVSAADPGVVTYAGYAGGYGTLVVVSHGVVKGKDLSSAYAHMGSLDVREGQIVVRGQKVGEIGNEGNSTGPHLHFEVRLDGYPVDPLDYVDPP; from the coding sequence GTGCGGACGCGCCGGGGATCGGCGCTCGCCCTGCTGCTGGTCAGCGGGCTGCCGTTGCTGCTCGTACCCGGCACCTCCGCCAGTGCCACCGCCACCGCCACCGGGGCGGTTGTCGCTGCACCGCCGTCGGGGCAGAGCCTGGAGGAGCTGCGCCTGCGGGAGCAGGAGGCCGCCGGCGACCTCGAGGACTCCGGCGCCCAGGTACAGGCCGCCGCGGCCGCCCTGCGGACCGTGGTCGCCCAGCTCGCCGGCGCCCGCAGCGACGTCGCCCGGGCGAAGGGTGAGCTGGCCGGCGCGCGCGCGAAGGCCGCCGCCGCCACAGCCTCGCTGCGCCGCGCCGAGGCCGCTCGGGAGGCCGCCCAGAAGCGGGTGACGGCGGCCGGCAAGCGGGTGGACCAGGGCCGGGAGGACGTCGGCCGGCTCGCCCGCCGGGCCTACCAGCGGGGCCGGCTCGCCGGTCTGCGCGACGTCATGGAGGCCGGCGAACCGCACGACGCCGTCCAGCGCGCGAGCATGCTGCGCTCGGTGTTCCGCTTCCGGAACGACAGCCTGGCGCAGCTGAACCGCGACCGGCTGGCCCTCGCGGGCACGCAGGCCGAGCTGGCCGCCGACGAGCGCGAGCTGGACCGCGCCCGCGCGGCCGCCGACGCCGGCGCCGCCCGCACCCGTCAGGTCGCGGTCGAAGCCGAGCAGGCGGCCGCCCGGCTCGAGCGGCTGATCGAGCAGCGCAAGGCCGTACTGGTCAGCGCCGAGCAGCACCGGGCCGCCGACCTGCGGGACTACCAGGCGGCGCAGGCTGCATCGAAGGCGCTGGCGGAGCGGATCCGCGCTGCCGCCGCCCGCGCCGCCGCCGCCCGGGCCGCAGCGGCGAGGAAAGCAGCGGCCGAGGCCGCGGCGGCCGAGGCCGAACGCAAGCGGCGGGCCAAGGCCGGCAAGCCGGCACCTCGGGGCGGGAGTGCCGGCCAGCCACGCAACGGCCGGATGCTGTGGCCTGCGCCCGGCCGGCTGACCAGCCGCTACGGCTACCGTCGGCACCCGATCTACGGCGACCGCCGCTTCCACGCCGGGATCGACATCGGCGGCGGCATGGGCGCCCGGGTCAGCGCGGCCGACCCCGGCGTGGTGACCTACGCCGGCTATGCCGGCGGCTACGGCACCCTGGTCGTGGTCAGCCACGGGGTCGTGAAGGGCAAGGATCTCTCCAGCGCCTACGCGCACATGGGCTCGCTCGACGTGCGCGAGGGGCAGATCGTCGTCCGCGGTCAGAAGGTCGGCGAGATCGGCAACGAGGGCAACTCGACGGGTCCGCATCTGCACTTCGAGGTGCGTCTGGACGGCTACCCGGTGGACCCGCTGGACTACGTCGACCCGCCGTAG
- the ftsX gene encoding permease-like cell division protein FtsX: MRAQFILSEIGIGLRRNLTMTVAVVVTVAISLALFGSGLLIRKQVEAMKDFWYDKVEVSVYLCGESSQAANCGGAAVTEQQRDELEADLRGMPQVEQVFYESQEQAYAQFREQFQDSPDLVENVTADALPESFRVKLKDPTQFEVVASAFAGRPGVEEVQDQKALLEGFFNVLNKLQLIALIIAGMQVVAAVLLISNTIRVAAYSRRRETGIMRLVGASNLYIQLPFLLEGVLAGLVGAGFASAALVALKAVLVDGQLRPNFPVIAFVGWGDVLSIVPWLFLTGMLLAGLSSFVTLRRHLRV, from the coding sequence GTGCGCGCGCAGTTCATCCTCAGTGAGATCGGCATCGGCCTGCGCCGCAACCTGACCATGACCGTCGCCGTGGTGGTGACGGTCGCGATCAGCCTCGCGCTCTTCGGCTCCGGGCTGCTGATCCGCAAGCAGGTCGAGGCGATGAAGGACTTCTGGTACGACAAGGTCGAGGTGTCGGTCTACCTCTGCGGCGAGTCCAGCCAGGCGGCCAACTGCGGCGGCGCGGCGGTGACGGAACAGCAACGCGACGAGCTGGAGGCAGACCTGCGGGGGATGCCCCAGGTCGAGCAGGTCTTCTACGAGTCACAGGAGCAGGCCTACGCGCAGTTCCGCGAGCAGTTCCAGGACTCGCCCGACCTCGTGGAGAACGTCACGGCCGACGCGCTGCCGGAGTCTTTCCGGGTGAAGCTGAAGGACCCGACGCAGTTCGAGGTGGTCGCGAGCGCCTTCGCGGGGCGGCCGGGGGTCGAGGAGGTGCAGGACCAGAAGGCGCTGCTCGAGGGCTTCTTCAACGTCCTGAACAAGCTCCAGCTGATCGCTCTGATCATCGCGGGGATGCAGGTCGTGGCGGCTGTCCTGCTGATCAGCAACACCATCCGGGTGGCGGCGTACAGCCGCCGCCGCGAGACCGGCATCATGCGGCTGGTCGGGGCGAGCAACCTCTACATCCAGCTGCCCTTCCTGCTGGAGGGGGTGCTGGCGGGCCTGGTCGGTGCGGGCTTCGCCAGCGCTGCGCTGGTGGCGCTGAAGGCCGTGCTGGTGGACGGCCAGCTGCGGCCCAACTTCCCTGTCATCGCCTTCGTCGGCTGGGGCGACGTGCTGTCGATCGTGCCGTGGTTGTTCCTCACCGGCATGCTCCTGGCGGGCCTGTCCTCCTTCGTCACCCTGCGCCGCCACCTGCGTGTCTGA
- the ftsE gene encoding cell division ATP-binding protein FtsE: MIRLEHVRKSFPTSTRPALDDVTVDIDKGEFVFLVGSSGSGKSTFLRLLLKEEVPSAGRVHVAGKDLSRLSNWKVPALRRSIGCVFQDFRLLPNKTVFQNVAFALEVIGKSRSVVDRVVPEVLELVGLEGKSRRMPDELSGGEQQRVAVARAFVNRPMILIADEPTGNLDPSTSVGIMKLLDRINRTGTTVVMATHDAAIVDSMRRRVVELSDGRVVRDQVRGVYGYGA, translated from the coding sequence GTGATCCGCCTCGAGCACGTCCGCAAGAGCTTCCCCACGAGCACCCGGCCGGCCCTGGACGACGTGACGGTCGACATCGACAAGGGAGAGTTCGTCTTCCTGGTCGGGAGCAGCGGCTCCGGCAAGTCGACCTTCCTGCGGCTGCTGCTGAAGGAGGAGGTCCCGAGCGCCGGACGGGTGCACGTGGCCGGCAAGGATCTCAGCCGGCTCTCGAACTGGAAGGTCCCCGCACTGCGCCGCTCGATCGGCTGCGTCTTCCAGGACTTCCGGCTGCTGCCCAACAAGACCGTCTTCCAGAACGTCGCGTTCGCGCTCGAGGTGATCGGCAAGTCGCGGTCGGTGGTCGACAGGGTCGTCCCGGAGGTGCTGGAGCTGGTGGGGCTCGAGGGCAAGAGCAGGCGGATGCCCGACGAGCTGTCAGGCGGCGAGCAGCAGCGGGTCGCGGTCGCGCGGGCCTTCGTCAACCGGCCGATGATCCTCATCGCCGACGAACCGACCGGCAACCTGGACCCGAGCACCTCGGTCGGCATCATGAAGCTGCTCGACCGCATCAACCGCACCGGCACGACCGTCGTGATGGCCACCCACGACGCCGCGATCGTCGACTCGATGCGCCGCCGCGTCGTGGAGCTGTCCGACGGCAGGGTCGTGCGCGACCAGGTCCGCGGCGTCTACGGCTACGGCGCGTAG
- a CDS encoding class I SAM-dependent methyltransferase yields MRTVSATQRWQRLVRDRLAASELLDPGRDGISPAFWDERADRFARRVAGTAAHDPLLPRIRPHVDQDTVVLDVGAGTGRLALALAAAAREVVAVDSSAQMLRVLDELASAQGVVNVRTVHGRLEDLDEVTGDVVLCAHVLPVLTDARTFLARLDRTARRRVFVCLGAGLADLRTDPLWRYFHGRPRPPAPTYLDAVAVLRELDIDPQVEIVEVAATDRYATVAEAVDDHLDLLRLDDADDVRGRLSALLETWLVRREDGTLRAPVPTLPNAILSWTPRGGG; encoded by the coding sequence ATGCGCACGGTGTCCGCAACGCAGCGATGGCAACGCCTGGTGCGGGACCGCCTGGCGGCCTCCGAGCTCCTCGACCCCGGCCGGGACGGGATCTCCCCCGCCTTCTGGGACGAGCGGGCCGACAGATTCGCCCGGCGGGTCGCCGGCACGGCCGCACACGACCCGCTGCTCCCACGGATCCGACCACACGTGGACCAGGACACGGTGGTGCTCGACGTGGGAGCGGGCACCGGACGGCTGGCGCTGGCGCTGGCGGCGGCGGCCCGGGAGGTCGTGGCAGTCGACTCGAGCGCACAGATGCTGCGGGTCCTGGACGAGCTGGCCAGCGCGCAGGGGGTGGTCAACGTCCGCACGGTGCACGGCCGGCTCGAGGACCTCGACGAGGTGACCGGCGACGTCGTGCTCTGCGCCCACGTCCTGCCGGTGCTGACCGACGCGCGAACGTTCCTCGCGCGGCTCGACCGGACCGCCCGCCGCCGGGTGTTCGTCTGTCTGGGCGCCGGCCTGGCCGATCTGCGTACAGACCCGCTGTGGCGGTACTTCCACGGGCGCCCGCGGCCACCGGCACCGACGTACCTGGACGCCGTGGCGGTCCTTCGCGAGCTCGACATCGACCCTCAGGTCGAGATCGTCGAGGTGGCGGCCACCGACCGTTACGCAACGGTCGCCGAGGCCGTCGACGATCACCTGGACCTGCTGCGGCTGGACGATGCCGACGACGTGCGAGGCCGGCTCTCCGCGCTGCTGGAGACCTGGCTGGTCCGCCGCGAGGACGGGACGCTGCGCGCGCCGGTCCCGACCCTGCCGAACGCGATCCTGTCCTGGACGCCTCGCGGGGGCGGCTAG